A DNA window from Bradyrhizobium barranii subsp. barranii contains the following coding sequences:
- a CDS encoding L,D-transpeptidase: protein MKDLMTTAQSTTAMRRWRPPGFVALATAIALTALSGSAEAAKQTRQPAEAVAPREAGEPIMAIVSIKSQQVTFYDSDGWILRAPVSTGTTGRETPAGVFAIVEKDKDHRSTMYDDAWMPNMQRITWNGIALHGGPLPGYAASHGCVRMPFNFAEGLFDKTNIGMRVIISPNDAAPIDFTHPSLFVPKREAIAAVPNRADKLSAEAEEAIQAAAEAKKAAAAAAKEAASLPASLRKLEQQKAKADAELAFADKKIAAAKTDQARAQAEELKQKAATKAADAASALDAAKAAAQPKRDAVAATKEAAKVAATRKADAVTAATDAKLALEPVSVYISRATQKLYVRRNTHKPAPDGGGEVFDTSIEVPVTIRNPDQPLGTHIFTAMAKTDTGLRWSVVTIENGDGAKDALDRITIPQDVWDRIGPTALPRSSIVISDEPLSAETNYRTEFVAVLSNHPQGGFITRKPTAPPPMEMASDDSWGNGGNGFGFFFQQQPNPQPVNPRRRGQYQYYQPAQPMQRGFW, encoded by the coding sequence ATGAAAGACCTGATGACGACGGCGCAATCCACCACGGCGATGCGGCGTTGGCGGCCCCCCGGATTTGTTGCGCTCGCAACGGCCATTGCCCTGACGGCGCTGAGCGGAAGCGCCGAGGCGGCCAAGCAGACCCGCCAGCCGGCCGAGGCGGTGGCGCCGCGCGAGGCCGGCGAGCCGATTATGGCGATCGTGTCGATCAAGAGCCAGCAGGTCACTTTCTACGATTCCGACGGCTGGATTCTGCGCGCGCCGGTGTCCACCGGCACCACCGGGCGCGAGACGCCGGCCGGCGTCTTCGCCATCGTCGAGAAGGACAAGGACCACCGCTCGACCATGTATGACGATGCCTGGATGCCCAACATGCAGCGCATCACCTGGAACGGCATCGCGCTGCATGGCGGGCCGCTGCCGGGCTATGCCGCTTCGCACGGCTGCGTGCGCATGCCCTTCAACTTCGCCGAGGGCCTGTTCGACAAGACCAACATCGGCATGCGCGTGATCATCTCGCCGAACGACGCGGCCCCGATCGATTTCACTCACCCCTCGCTGTTCGTGCCGAAGCGCGAGGCCATCGCGGCCGTGCCGAACCGGGCCGACAAGCTCTCCGCGGAAGCCGAGGAGGCGATCCAGGCTGCCGCCGAGGCCAAGAAGGCTGCGGCCGCGGCCGCGAAGGAGGCCGCGTCGCTTCCCGCATCGCTGCGCAAGCTGGAACAGCAGAAGGCCAAGGCCGACGCCGAGCTTGCTTTCGCCGACAAGAAGATCGCGGCCGCCAAGACCGATCAGGCGCGGGCGCAGGCCGAGGAGCTGAAGCAGAAGGCCGCGACCAAGGCCGCCGACGCTGCGTCGGCGCTCGATGCCGCCAAGGCCGCCGCACAGCCGAAGCGCGACGCCGTTGCCGCCACCAAGGAGGCCGCAAAGGTCGCGGCAACGAGGAAGGCCGATGCCGTGACGGCTGCGACCGACGCCAAGCTCGCGCTCGAACCGGTCTCGGTCTACATCAGCCGCGCGACGCAGAAGCTCTACGTGCGGCGGAACACGCACAAGCCGGCGCCGGATGGCGGCGGCGAAGTGTTCGACACCAGCATCGAGGTGCCCGTCACCATCCGCAATCCCGACCAGCCGCTCGGCACGCACATCTTCACCGCGATGGCGAAGACCGATACCGGCCTGCGCTGGAGCGTGGTCACGATCGAGAACGGCGACGGTGCCAAGGACGCGCTCGATCGCATCACCATTCCGCAGGACGTCTGGGATCGCATCGGGCCGACGGCATTGCCGCGTTCGTCGATCGTGATTTCGGACGAGCCGCTGAGCGCCGAGACCAACTACCGCACCGAGTTCGTCGCGGTGCTGAGCAATCATCCGCAGGGCGGCTTCATCACCCGCAAGCCGACCGCGCCGCCGCCGATGGAAATGGCAAGCGATGACAGCTGGGGCAATGGCGGCAACGGCTTCGGCTTCTTCTTCCAGCAGCAGCCGAACCCGCAGCCCGTCAATCCGCGCCGCCGCGGCCAGTATCAGTATTATCAGCCGGCGCAGCCGATGCAGCGGGGCTTCTGGTAG
- a CDS encoding TetR/AcrR family transcriptional regulator yields the protein MAVHTSSAAEAAAPTTRERILSEALNLFAQSGYGGASMRELARRVGIRESSLYNHFSGKAAILEAIVAEHGPASSASRLKEPRYRQLARQPAAFCRQFALDLVEQWSDPREHQFQKVITAERNRVPGIRAKFADHFYAREQSMMTDYFRGFALAGLVTTPDPRETARLFAAGLIYIRLEHYVMGAAPSPRPKVIEAIDRYLAFFLSLIAAGNGEDNKKRKPKGETRGKAAPD from the coding sequence ATGGCTGTCCACACCTCCAGCGCGGCGGAAGCGGCTGCGCCCACGACCCGCGAGCGCATCCTCAGCGAAGCGCTCAATCTGTTCGCGCAGAGCGGCTATGGCGGCGCCTCGATGCGCGAGCTTGCGCGCCGCGTCGGCATCCGCGAGAGCAGCCTCTACAACCATTTCTCCGGCAAGGCCGCGATCCTCGAAGCGATCGTGGCCGAGCACGGCCCCGCCAGTTCGGCGAGCCGGTTGAAAGAGCCGCGCTACAGGCAGCTGGCGCGCCAGCCCGCCGCGTTCTGCCGGCAGTTCGCGCTTGATCTCGTCGAGCAATGGTCCGACCCGCGCGAGCACCAATTCCAGAAAGTCATCACCGCCGAACGTAACCGCGTGCCCGGCATCCGCGCCAAATTCGCCGACCATTTTTACGCGCGCGAGCAGAGTATGATGACGGATTACTTTCGCGGTTTTGCGCTCGCCGGCCTGGTCACGACACCCGATCCGCGCGAGACCGCGCGGCTGTTCGCGGCCGGCCTGATCTACATCCGCCTCGAGCATTACGTGATGGGCGCAGCACCTTCGCCGCGGCCGAAGGTGATCGAGGCGATCGACCGCTATCTCGCCTTTTTCCTGTCGCTGATCGCGGCGGGCAATGGCGAAGACAACAAGAAACGAAAACCCAAGGGAGAAACGCGTGGCAAGGCTGCCCCTGATTGA
- a CDS encoding MBL fold metallo-hydrolase, with translation MRQVRIGSMRIDLVSEIPSLAFEKTWLFANVTDAVIAENRSWLDHRYIEPETGRFILSHHSYLVRTPRWTAIVDTCCGNHKPRPRVPVWDNLNRPYLDNMQALGVAPEEVDFVMCTHLHVDHVGWNTRLVDGRWVPTFPNARYLMGRAEYRHFEATHNAAPKNPVNHGSFEDSVLPVVAAGLAEFVETDHRLFADRDAGLRFAPAPGHTAGNMQIHLNGGHDHAVMSGDVIHHPIQCAAPWLSNAADVDPAAAVATRMVLLEELADTSSYLLTGHFPAPTAGRVIRHGDAYRFRFED, from the coding sequence ATGCGGCAGGTCAGGATCGGCAGCATGCGGATCGATCTCGTCAGCGAGATCCCTTCGCTTGCCTTCGAGAAGACCTGGCTGTTCGCCAACGTCACCGACGCGGTGATCGCGGAGAACCGGAGCTGGCTCGATCACCGCTATATCGAACCGGAGACCGGACGCTTCATCCTCAGCCACCACTCCTATCTCGTGCGCACGCCGCGCTGGACCGCCATCGTCGACACCTGCTGCGGCAATCACAAGCCGCGGCCGCGCGTGCCGGTGTGGGACAACCTCAACCGGCCTTATCTCGACAACATGCAGGCGCTGGGCGTTGCGCCTGAAGAGGTCGACTTCGTGATGTGCACGCATCTGCATGTCGACCACGTCGGCTGGAACACGCGCCTCGTGGACGGCCGCTGGGTGCCGACCTTCCCCAATGCGCGCTATCTGATGGGGCGCGCCGAATATCGACACTTCGAAGCCACGCACAATGCGGCACCGAAGAACCCCGTGAACCACGGCTCGTTCGAGGATTCCGTGCTGCCGGTGGTCGCGGCGGGCCTCGCCGAGTTCGTCGAGACCGATCATCGCCTGTTCGCCGATCGCGACGCAGGCTTGCGCTTCGCGCCGGCACCGGGCCATACCGCCGGCAACATGCAGATCCACCTCAATGGCGGCCACGATCACGCGGTGATGTCCGGCGACGTCATCCACCATCCCATCCAGTGCGCCGCGCCGTGGTTGTCGAATGCCGCCGACGTCGATCCGGCCGCGGCGGTCGCGACGCGGATGGTGCTGCTGGAAGAGCTCGCGGACACGTCGAGCTATCTTCTCACCGGCCATTTTCCGGCGCCGACCGCCGGGCGCGTGATCCGGCACGGCGACGCCTACAGATTTCGTTTCGAGGATTAG
- a CDS encoding Bug family tripartite tricarboxylate transporter substrate binding protein: MKLRTVTLSLLALLSAALPAHAEDPAAYPTHKIKMLLPYAAGGGGDVIGRLLADKMGKTLGQGVYIENHTGAAGTLGTQMVAASPNDGYTITVGGMTTHVLAPAIYPKLPYDSIKDFTTIGRIGTSSIMLVATKDFAANDIKSLIALSKKGEPIQYGSWGVGSTGQFCAEILMQQTGIKMDHVPFNGIAKLAGDLLGGHISLATLDMATATPLVKDGSIKALAACGERSPSLPDVATYKEQGVPFDRSLSWAMYGPAGLAPPIAQKLSAALKDALGDAEVKEKLLGLGITPQYVPGDEQRDINARDIAAWKQVAKDAGIEVK; encoded by the coding sequence ATGAAGCTGCGCACCGTCACGCTGTCATTGCTCGCATTGCTGTCGGCGGCGCTGCCGGCACACGCCGAGGATCCTGCCGCCTACCCCACGCACAAGATCAAAATGCTTCTGCCCTATGCGGCCGGCGGCGGCGGCGACGTGATCGGCCGCTTGCTCGCCGACAAGATGGGCAAGACGCTAGGACAGGGCGTCTATATCGAGAACCACACGGGTGCTGCCGGCACACTCGGCACGCAGATGGTAGCGGCGTCGCCGAACGACGGCTACACCATCACCGTCGGCGGCATGACCACGCATGTGCTCGCGCCGGCGATCTATCCGAAACTGCCCTACGATTCGATCAAGGATTTTACGACGATCGGACGCATCGGGACGTCCTCGATCATGCTGGTGGCAACCAAAGACTTTGCTGCCAATGACATCAAGAGCCTGATCGCGCTTTCCAAGAAGGGCGAGCCGATCCAGTACGGAAGCTGGGGCGTCGGCTCGACCGGGCAATTCTGTGCGGAAATCCTGATGCAGCAGACCGGCATCAAGATGGATCACGTGCCGTTCAACGGCATCGCCAAACTCGCGGGCGACCTGCTTGGCGGCCACATCTCGCTTGCAACGCTGGACATGGCAACCGCAACGCCGCTGGTGAAGGACGGCTCTATCAAGGCGCTGGCCGCCTGCGGCGAGCGCTCGCCGAGCCTGCCTGACGTCGCAACCTACAAGGAACAGGGCGTGCCGTTCGACCGCAGCCTGTCCTGGGCGATGTATGGTCCCGCCGGCCTCGCTCCCCCGATCGCACAGAAATTGTCGGCGGCGTTGAAGGACGCGCTGGGCGATGCCGAGGTGAAGGAGAAGCTTTTGGGGCTCGGCATCACGCCGCAATACGTGCCGGGCGACGAGCAGCGCGACATCAACGCCCGCGACATCGCGGCCTGGAAGCAGGTTGCCAAGGATGCAGGGATAGAGGTCAAGTGA
- a CDS encoding GlxA family transcriptional regulator, with the protein MRIQLLALEGFWDTGLTVTLDAFTIANNFAAAQTGGAPHFDVSIVGVRKKVRSGQGFAIPVKSVTSDLKPDWVIVPALNTSRPEQLIPALDRRDVREAVKQLQSWYAEGARIAASCIGTFVLAEAGLLDGRDATTTWWLSPLFRQRYPNVRLDETRMLVTSDRVVTAGAAMGHLDLALWFIRQASPELAAVVSRYLLADLRSLQAPFIIPNHLAQADPLIQRFERWAREHLKQGFSLQEAASALATSARTLQRRCESVLGKSPLSYFQDLRVERAQSLLHGSGLDVDAIAAEVGYEDGATLRTLLRERLGRGVRELRANLR; encoded by the coding sequence ATGCGCATTCAATTGCTCGCCCTGGAGGGATTTTGGGACACCGGGCTGACCGTGACGCTCGACGCGTTCACGATCGCCAACAATTTCGCAGCCGCTCAAACGGGCGGAGCGCCCCATTTCGATGTCTCAATTGTCGGCGTGCGGAAGAAGGTCCGATCCGGGCAGGGCTTTGCGATCCCCGTCAAATCGGTAACGTCCGATCTGAAGCCGGACTGGGTCATCGTGCCGGCGTTGAATACGAGCCGGCCGGAACAGCTGATTCCGGCGCTCGACCGGCGCGATGTCAGAGAGGCAGTGAAACAGCTCCAGTCCTGGTACGCCGAGGGCGCGCGCATCGCCGCGTCCTGCATCGGTACCTTCGTGCTGGCGGAGGCGGGGCTGCTCGATGGACGGGACGCGACCACCACGTGGTGGCTGTCACCCTTGTTTCGCCAACGCTACCCCAATGTTCGTCTCGATGAGACACGCATGCTGGTGACATCGGACCGCGTCGTCACGGCGGGCGCTGCGATGGGGCATCTCGATCTTGCGCTGTGGTTCATACGCCAGGCGAGCCCCGAGCTCGCGGCCGTCGTGTCGCGCTATCTGCTCGCCGACCTGCGCTCCCTGCAGGCGCCCTTCATCATTCCCAATCACCTCGCGCAGGCCGATCCGCTCATCCAGCGTTTCGAGCGCTGGGCGCGCGAACATCTCAAGCAAGGGTTTTCGCTGCAGGAGGCCGCCAGTGCGCTCGCGACGAGCGCACGCACCTTGCAGCGCCGGTGCGAGTCGGTGCTCGGTAAGTCTCCGCTCTCCTACTTTCAGGATCTGCGAGTCGAGCGCGCGCAGTCGCTGCTGCATGGCAGCGGTCTCGACGTCGATGCGATCGCCGCCGAGGTCGGCTATGAGGACGGCGCGACGCTCCGGACGCTCTTGCGGGAACGGCTCGGACGCGGCGTGCGCGAGCTTCGCGCAAACCTGCGCTGA
- a CDS encoding SDR family NAD(P)-dependent oxidoreductase — MAETDSKPERYVRPPSAESLGEAPGRGRLKGRRILIVGGGQRVFDAATDPIGNGRAMSILCAREGAKVAVADLNRTSAQQTVKHITDEGGEGFAITADVTSEPDVQRMIEEAHRAMGGLDGMVLNIGTFGKTGLDAVSPEEWNRIYDVNVRGPMLCCRAAMPKFDNGGAIVFISSIAALKAGSQMAAYDSSKAALGGLMRNIAHLGSRRGIRANLVYPGLVDTPNGREAGAGRPSRGKGHVPFGRQATAWEIAYAVLFFLSDESVYVTAQTLAVDSGLSGM; from the coding sequence ATGGCGGAAACCGATAGCAAGCCGGAGCGTTACGTCCGTCCACCAAGCGCGGAGTCATTGGGCGAAGCGCCGGGCAGGGGACGCCTGAAGGGACGCCGTATCCTGATCGTCGGCGGCGGCCAGCGCGTGTTCGACGCCGCCACCGATCCAATCGGCAATGGCCGCGCCATGAGCATTTTGTGCGCACGTGAGGGCGCGAAGGTGGCGGTGGCAGATCTCAACCGGACGTCCGCACAACAGACCGTCAAGCACATCACCGACGAAGGCGGCGAGGGCTTTGCCATCACTGCCGACGTCACGTCGGAGCCTGACGTCCAGCGCATGATCGAGGAGGCGCATCGCGCGATGGGCGGCCTTGACGGCATGGTGCTGAACATCGGCACTTTCGGCAAGACGGGGCTCGATGCCGTCAGCCCCGAGGAGTGGAACAGGATCTACGACGTCAACGTTCGCGGTCCCATGCTCTGTTGCCGCGCAGCGATGCCGAAATTCGACAATGGCGGCGCCATCGTCTTCATCTCCTCGATCGCCGCGCTGAAAGCGGGATCGCAGATGGCGGCGTATGATTCTTCAAAAGCCGCGCTCGGCGGCCTGATGCGCAACATCGCCCATCTCGGATCGCGCCGCGGCATCCGCGCCAATCTCGTCTATCCCGGCCTCGTCGACACCCCCAACGGCCGCGAAGCCGGCGCCGGCCGCCCCAGCCGCGGCAAGGGCCACGTCCCCTTCGGCCGGCAGGCCACCGCATGGGAAATTGCCTACGCCGTGTTGTTCTTCCTGTCGGACGAAAGCGTCTATGTCACCGCACAGACGCTCGCGGTCGATAGCGGCCTGAGCGGGATGTAA
- a CDS encoding carboxymuconolactone decarboxylase family protein, whose product MARLPLIDPETTSGDIRASFDRMPVKLNIFRMMAHAEANMIPAMRLGNSILHKQKLSAVNRELLILQAAQLEGGAYEWRQHVPIAIGVGCTQGQIDAVERADYDAAGLSDAERALLKFGREVVENVRVPEATFAAARKHFSDQEIVEAIVALGFYMMMARLTEATETDLDPAAGMKVYDGGKKSGG is encoded by the coding sequence GTGGCAAGGCTGCCCCTGATTGATCCGGAGACGACGAGCGGCGATATCCGCGCCTCGTTCGACCGCATGCCGGTCAAGCTCAACATCTTCCGCATGATGGCCCATGCCGAGGCCAACATGATCCCGGCGATGCGGCTCGGCAATTCGATCCTGCACAAGCAGAAGCTCTCAGCCGTCAACCGCGAGCTTTTGATCTTGCAGGCCGCCCAGCTCGAGGGCGGCGCCTATGAATGGCGCCAGCACGTGCCGATCGCGATCGGGGTCGGCTGCACGCAAGGACAGATCGATGCGGTGGAGCGGGCTGACTACGATGCCGCCGGCTTAAGCGATGCTGAGCGCGCGTTGCTGAAGTTCGGCCGCGAGGTGGTCGAGAATGTTCGCGTGCCCGAGGCGACCTTCGCTGCCGCGCGAAAACACTTCAGCGATCAGGAGATCGTCGAAGCCATCGTCGCGCTCGGCTTCTATATGATGATGGCGCGCCTGACCGAGGCAACCGAAACCGATCTCGATCCCGCGGCCGGCATGAAGGTCTATGACGGCGGCAAGAAGTCGGGCGGCTGA
- a CDS encoding VOC family protein: MSRIFGAVRQNGYVVRDIHAAMKHWIEVMGVGPWYYMDRVKTDWFRHRGQDSAVEMSIALANSGDLQIELIQQRNDAPSLYKEFLDAGHEGLQHMSYWSRDYQALYDKALGLGYRIGHEGQIGGDKGRFAYFDTQAHPGTIIEISDISGTKGPFFEKVRQAAMTWDGTRPIREVGGAKS; encoded by the coding sequence ATGAGCCGCATTTTCGGCGCGGTGCGCCAGAACGGATACGTCGTGCGGGACATTCATGCCGCCATGAAGCACTGGATCGAGGTGATGGGCGTCGGTCCCTGGTACTACATGGACCGCGTCAAGACGGACTGGTTCCGCCACCGCGGCCAGGACTCCGCGGTCGAGATGAGCATTGCGCTGGCCAATTCCGGCGATCTCCAGATCGAGCTGATCCAGCAGCGCAACGACGCGCCCTCGCTGTACAAGGAATTTTTGGACGCCGGCCACGAAGGCCTGCAGCACATGTCCTACTGGAGCCGTGACTATCAGGCGCTCTACGACAAGGCACTCGGGCTCGGCTACAGGATAGGCCATGAAGGCCAGATCGGCGGAGACAAGGGACGCTTTGCCTATTTCGACACGCAGGCCCATCCAGGAACCATCATCGAAATCTCCGACATCAGCGGCACCAAGGGGCCGTTCTTCGAGAAGGTCCGGCAGGCGGCGATGACCTGGGACGGGACGCGGCCGATCCGCGAGGTCGGCGGAGCGAAATCTTAG
- a CDS encoding class I SAM-dependent methyltransferase, whose translation MSNTDKVFAGSIPKIYDEYLVPLIFAHYAADIAKRIAALSPSTILETAAGTGAVTRAVTAALPPGIRYVATDLNEPMLAIAAQRQGEDPRMTWHQADATALPFDEAAFDAVCCQFGVMFFPDRVKGYAEAKRVLRPEGTFVFNVWDRIEENVFADDATAALGKMFPDDPPRFMVRTPHGYHDKAIIRADLEQAGFRHISIQTLAAVSRAPSAEYVAIALCQGTPLRSEIEARDASKLQAATDLVAEALRSRHGSGAVEGKIQAIVIEARP comes from the coding sequence ATGTCCAACACTGACAAGGTTTTCGCCGGCTCGATTCCGAAAATCTACGACGAGTATCTCGTCCCGCTGATCTTTGCCCACTACGCCGCCGACATCGCGAAGCGTATCGCGGCTCTTTCCCCGTCGACGATACTGGAAACCGCGGCAGGTACCGGCGCCGTTACGCGGGCCGTGACCGCGGCGCTGCCTCCCGGCATCCGTTACGTCGCAACCGATCTCAACGAGCCGATGCTCGCGATCGCGGCGCAGCGCCAGGGTGAGGACCCGCGCATGACATGGCATCAGGCGGATGCCACCGCCCTGCCCTTTGACGAAGCCGCATTCGACGCGGTCTGCTGCCAGTTCGGCGTCATGTTCTTTCCCGACCGCGTCAAAGGCTATGCCGAGGCAAAGCGGGTGTTGCGACCGGAAGGCACGTTCGTATTCAACGTCTGGGACCGCATCGAGGAGAACGTGTTCGCTGACGACGCCACCGCCGCGCTCGGAAAAATGTTTCCCGATGATCCGCCCCGTTTCATGGTGCGGACGCCGCATGGCTATCACGACAAGGCCATTATCAGAGCCGATCTGGAACAAGCGGGCTTCCGCCACATCTCGATCCAAACGCTTGCTGCGGTGAGCCGCGCGCCGTCGGCCGAGTATGTCGCGATCGCGCTCTGCCAGGGTACGCCGCTGCGGAGCGAGATCGAGGCCAGGGATGCCAGCAAGCTTCAGGCTGCGACCGACCTCGTCGCCGAGGCACTCCGATCGCGCCATGGGTCCGGAGCGGTCGAAGGCAAGATTCAGGCGATCGTGATCGAGGCTCGGCCGTAG
- a CDS encoding ABC transporter substrate-binding protein, whose amino-acid sequence MARFARLRLRAACILLPLLAASAVQAQSAKYDPGADDKTIKIGTTAPLSGPVSAFAQIAKSAEAYFRKVNDDGGVNGRRIQMIIADDAYSPPKTVEQTRRLVESEEVLLIFGGVGTPTNSAVHKYLNDRKVPQLFLGSGAAKWDDPKNFPWTVGWQPTYRDEAIAYAKYIKASHANAKIGVLYQNDDLGKDYLKALEEGLGSGETIVARAAYETSAPTVDMQILQLKTAGAEIVLVAATPKFAAQAIRKIGEIGWKPVTIISNVSASISGVLEPAGKDNSTGVISSQYLKDATDPTSKDDAGYKEWLAFMDKYLPDANKSDWLNVYGYTIAQTLVTVLKASGNDLTRANVMKQATTLKDVKLPMLINGTAVNNSPEHYTPMTSLQLIRFDGTRWVPFGDLLKN is encoded by the coding sequence ATGGCGCGCTTTGCCCGCCTTCGCCTTCGTGCGGCCTGCATCCTGTTGCCGCTGCTCGCAGCCAGTGCCGTTCAGGCCCAAAGCGCGAAATACGATCCCGGCGCCGACGACAAGACCATCAAGATCGGCACCACCGCGCCGCTGAGCGGGCCGGTGTCCGCCTTCGCGCAGATCGCCAAATCGGCGGAGGCCTATTTCCGCAAGGTGAACGACGACGGCGGCGTCAACGGCCGGCGCATCCAGATGATCATCGCCGATGATGCCTACAGCCCGCCGAAGACGGTGGAGCAGACCCGGCGGCTGGTCGAGAGCGAGGAGGTGCTGCTGATCTTCGGCGGCGTCGGCACGCCGACCAACAGCGCCGTGCACAAATATCTCAACGACCGCAAGGTGCCGCAGCTCTTCCTGGGCTCTGGCGCCGCGAAGTGGGACGATCCCAAGAACTTTCCGTGGACCGTTGGCTGGCAGCCGACCTATCGCGACGAGGCGATCGCCTACGCCAAATATATTAAGGCGAGCCACGCCAATGCGAAGATCGGCGTGCTCTACCAGAACGACGACCTCGGCAAGGACTATCTGAAGGCGCTGGAGGAAGGGCTCGGCAGCGGCGAGACGATCGTTGCGCGCGCGGCTTACGAGACCTCGGCGCCGACGGTCGATATGCAAATCCTGCAGCTCAAGACCGCAGGCGCAGAAATCGTGCTGGTGGCGGCAACGCCAAAATTCGCGGCGCAGGCGATCCGCAAGATCGGCGAGATCGGCTGGAAGCCTGTCACCATCATCTCCAACGTCTCGGCCTCGATCAGCGGCGTGCTGGAGCCGGCCGGCAAGGACAATTCCACCGGCGTGATCTCCAGCCAGTACCTGAAGGATGCGACCGACCCGACCTCGAAGGACGACGCGGGCTATAAGGAATGGCTGGCGTTCATGGACAAGTACCTGCCCGACGCCAACAAGAGCGACTGGCTCAATGTCTACGGCTACACCATCGCGCAGACGCTGGTGACGGTGCTGAAGGCGTCCGGAAACGACCTCACCCGTGCCAATGTGATGAAGCAGGCCACGACGCTCAAGGACGTAAAGCTCCCGATGCTGATCAACGGCACCGCGGTGAACAATTCGCCCGAGCACTACACGCCGATGACGAGCCTCCAGCTCATCCGCTTCGACGGCACGCGCTGGGTGCCGTTCGGCGATCTCCTGAAGAACTGA